One window from the genome of Alkalihalobacillus sp. LMS6 encodes:
- the kynU gene encoding kynureninase, which produces MDTSVSYASQLDENDPIASLRSAFYLHKDVIYLDGNSLGLLSKPAEQAVLQMVEDWKIHGIDGWTDGTYPWFTLSETLSEKMAPLVGASADEVIVTGSTTTNLHQLLATFYQPSSKRFAILSEELSFPTDLYAIQSHLDLHAISHENGLRLIESKNGHRLDEEDILAALTDDVAVVILSSVLYRSGQLLNIEKLTKAAHEKGILVGFDLCHSIGSVPHQLHDWNVDFAFWCTYKHLNGGPGSVGGLFVHSKHHERLPGLRGWFGSDKQKQFDMSSTFSKSSHAGAYQLGTPHLLSMAPLIGSLDLFADVGMDAVRKKSLQLTTYLRDLIEHLPETQAFKVCTPYEDEQRGGHLLLEHPEAARICKALKDHGVIPDFRSPNGIRIAPVALYNSFTDVHQCVQVLADCMKNKTYLQYENKRGVIA; this is translated from the coding sequence TTGGACACATCTGTAAGCTATGCGTCTCAACTAGACGAGAATGATCCGATAGCATCCCTCCGTTCCGCTTTTTATTTACATAAAGATGTTATCTATTTAGACGGGAATTCACTTGGCTTGTTAAGTAAACCAGCTGAACAAGCCGTTTTGCAAATGGTAGAAGATTGGAAGATACATGGCATTGACGGCTGGACAGACGGCACGTATCCATGGTTTACATTGTCAGAGACATTAAGCGAGAAGATGGCGCCATTAGTTGGTGCGTCAGCTGATGAAGTCATTGTTACAGGTTCAACAACGACAAATTTGCACCAATTGCTTGCTACTTTCTATCAACCTTCATCAAAACGTTTTGCGATACTTAGTGAAGAATTAAGCTTCCCAACGGACCTATATGCTATTCAGTCTCACTTGGACCTTCACGCTATTTCTCATGAAAATGGCTTGCGCCTTATTGAAAGTAAAAATGGCCATCGCTTAGATGAAGAGGATATTTTAGCTGCGTTAACAGATGACGTTGCTGTCGTCATTTTATCGAGTGTTCTTTACCGAAGTGGCCAGTTACTAAATATCGAAAAACTAACAAAAGCTGCTCATGAAAAAGGCATTCTCGTTGGCTTTGACCTATGTCACTCGATCGGGTCTGTCCCGCATCAACTTCACGATTGGAATGTGGATTTTGCTTTCTGGTGCACTTACAAACATTTAAATGGCGGCCCTGGAAGTGTCGGCGGGTTATTTGTTCATAGTAAGCATCACGAGCGATTACCTGGTTTAAGAGGTTGGTTTGGCTCAGATAAACAAAAGCAATTCGACATGAGTTCCACATTTTCAAAAAGTTCACATGCTGGTGCGTATCAATTAGGGACGCCTCACTTGTTGTCAATGGCTCCGTTAATTGGATCATTAGACTTATTCGCAGATGTCGGAATGGATGCTGTACGAAAAAAATCATTACAGCTAACAACTTATTTGCGTGACCTTATTGAACATTTACCAGAGACTCAAGCATTTAAGGTTTGTACACCTTACGAAGATGAACAGCGCGGCGGCCACCTTTTATTAGAACATCCGGAAGCAGCACGTATTTGCAAAGCGCTTAAGGATCATGGCGTGATTCCCGATTTTCGAAGTCCAAACGGCATTCGCATTGCACCTGTTGCCTTATACAATTCATTTACTGACGTGCACCAATGCGTACAAGTTTTGGCAGATTGTATGAAAAATAAAACCTATCTTCAATATGAAAACAAACGAGGAGTGATTGCGTAA